From Dehalococcoidia bacterium:
TCATGGGAGCGGTGGCCAGCGTCTTCGGCTGGGCCTTTGGGGCCACGGCCCTCCCCGCAGGATTCCTGGCCGACCGCTGGGGTCCGGCCAAGGTCCTGGCCTTCACCTTTGCCAGCGCCTGTGGCGCCTGCCTGTTGGTGGCCATGGCCGCCAGCCCCTGGATGCTGGCCCTGGGCATGGCCCTCCTGGGGCTGGCCACAGGGTTCTACCACCCGGCGGGCACCACCCTCATCGCCCAGGGAGTCCGCAGCAGGGGGCTGGCCATGGGGTATCATGGGGTGGCGGGAAACGTGGGCATGGGGCTGGCCCCGGCCATCGCCGGGGGGATAGCCACCTTGTGGAGCTGGCGGGGGGCGTATGTAGCCTTGGCCGCCTCTGCCGCCGCCCTGGCCCTGTGGGCTTCCCGGCTGCGGGTGAGGCCCCTCGCCATGTGGCAGGAGGGGCGCCACCAAGCGGGCTTTGGCGCGCCCGTGGGCCGGCTCATGGTGGCCCTGCTGGCGGTGTATGTAGGCTCCATCCTCATGGGTATGGTGTACCGGGGATCCATGACCTTCCTGCCCGCCCACCTGCACGAGAAGGCCAGCGCCCGCTTCGCCGACTCCCTCACCACCCTTGTCCTCCTCATTGGGGCATTGGGGCAGTACGCGGGAGGGGCCCTCACCCGGAGGGTGCGCCTGGAGTGGCTGGCGTTCTGGGTGGTGGCCTGGGCCCTGCCCCCACTTGTCCTGGTGGGACTGCTGGGGGGAGGGCCGATGGT
This genomic window contains:
- a CDS encoding MFS transporter — its product is MMEATAQGEGRVIAYTNVGHALVHASEVTYGALLLRIQADLGATEAFMGAVASVFGWAFGATALPAGFLADRWGPAKVLAFTFASACGACLLVAMAASPWMLALGMALLGLATGFYHPAGTTLIAQGVRSRGLAMGYHGVAGNVGMGLAPAIAGGIATLWSWRGAYVALAASAAALALWASRLRVRPLAMWQEGRHQAGFGAPVGRLMVALLAVYVGSILMGMVYRGSMTFLPAHLHEKASARFADSLTTLVLLIGALGQYAGGALTRRVRLEWLAFWVVAWALPPLVLVGLLGGGPMVAVAGAFIFLHFAHQPIFNTLIADYSPPALVGRSFGLVYLAAFGLGGAGGIIAGAMVDRWDTGAAFIGMAGVWALALLATVPLPFLVKRQTLAPKLAHIEPDNA